From the Leptospira sp. WS60.C2 genome, one window contains:
- a CDS encoding deoxyguanosinetriphosphate triphosphohydrolase: MKKGRNELLLEEEKILAPYAVNSRNSGGRAYPEPEHPYRLPFQRDKDRIIHSHAFKRLEYKTQVFVYSEGDHFRNRLTHTLEVAGISKTISKVLGLNEDLSESIALAHDLGHSPFGHAGQEALASLMKDKGGFEHNKQSLRVVQKLERRYPDFPGLNLCEETLLGIMKHGGGYEPSNLLEVRRAKGPSLEAMIVDTSDEITYSAHDLEDGLESGLLRLEDVKGLSIWKRIQDSLPKLEQNPNAETHSISRSIGRVLLNLMVSDLIDSIHETITKQKVISRESISELYEKKIKLVQFSEEFQKEFHELKNFLFQFLYRHSEVSRMSERGKEIIHLLFKHFENHPESIPESYRNREEEDGRMRIICDYIAGMTDRYAIEKLKREGIFWFPY, translated from the coding sequence ATGAAGAAAGGGAGAAATGAGCTCCTTCTAGAAGAAGAAAAAATCCTTGCACCGTATGCAGTAAATAGCCGAAATTCTGGAGGCCGAGCCTACCCTGAGCCAGAGCACCCTTACCGATTGCCATTCCAAAGGGACAAAGATCGCATCATCCATTCGCATGCGTTCAAACGATTGGAATACAAAACACAAGTGTTCGTGTATTCAGAAGGGGATCACTTCCGAAATCGTTTGACTCATACCCTCGAAGTTGCGGGAATCTCGAAAACCATTTCCAAAGTCCTTGGACTCAATGAAGATTTAAGCGAGTCGATTGCCCTTGCACATGATTTAGGACATTCACCGTTTGGGCATGCAGGCCAAGAAGCATTGGCATCTCTCATGAAGGATAAAGGTGGATTTGAACATAACAAACAATCCCTTCGTGTAGTTCAAAAATTAGAAAGGCGATATCCTGACTTTCCAGGTTTGAATTTATGTGAAGAAACTCTCCTTGGGATCATGAAACATGGTGGAGGATATGAGCCATCTAACTTACTTGAGGTGAGACGTGCAAAAGGACCATCACTCGAAGCCATGATTGTAGATACTTCCGATGAGATCACCTATAGTGCTCATGATTTGGAAGATGGATTGGAAAGTGGACTATTACGATTGGAAGATGTAAAGGGTCTTTCCATTTGGAAACGAATCCAAGATAGCCTACCAAAATTGGAACAAAATCCGAATGCCGAAACTCATTCTATATCGCGCTCCATCGGTAGGGTACTCTTGAATTTGATGGTGTCAGATTTGATAGATTCCATCCATGAAACAATCACAAAACAGAAAGTGATCTCTAGAGAATCGATATCGGAATTGTATGAAAAGAAAATCAAACTCGTTCAGTTTTCAGAAGAGTTTCAAAAAGAGTTTCATGAATTAAAAAATTTTTTGTTCCAATTTTTATACAGACATTCGGAAGTATCACGTATGAGTGAACGAGGAAAAGAAATCATTCACTTACTTTTTAAACATTTTGAGAATCATCCTGAATCGATCCCTGAGTCCTACAGGAATCGAGAAGAAGAAGATGGAAGAATGCGCATTATCTGTGACTATATTGCCGGAATGACGGATCGATATGCGATCGAAAAATTGAAACGAGAAGGAATCTTTTGGTTTCCATATTGA
- a CDS encoding glutathione S-transferase family protein, with amino-acid sequence MYGLYSHPNSTYSKRVHIYLKYRNVEYETIHVALDKLENRKKPFLQINPYGKVPVLKDGDFLLSESSAIIRYLEDKHHFPEPLFPTDIQIRAKLNQMINQCESEFCFPGSIIYFSKKFIAEEKWDKNRMKESSKRIGRHLEVLEDILFKQTYLLSNQFGLLEILYAPFAEHYAIMETTVPKSVEDWIHRVLQEPCVKAVLSP; translated from the coding sequence ATGTACGGCTTATATTCTCACCCTAACTCAACGTATAGCAAACGTGTTCATATTTATTTGAAGTATCGTAATGTAGAATATGAAACCATCCATGTGGCACTCGATAAATTAGAGAATCGTAAAAAACCATTTCTACAAATCAATCCTTATGGAAAGGTTCCAGTTTTGAAGGATGGGGATTTTCTTCTTTCTGAATCCTCGGCAATCATTCGTTATTTGGAAGACAAACATCATTTTCCCGAACCCTTGTTTCCAACAGACATACAAATAAGAGCCAAACTCAATCAAATGATCAATCAATGTGAATCGGAATTTTGTTTTCCTGGTAGTATCATTTATTTTTCTAAAAAGTTTATCGCAGAAGAAAAATGGGATAAAAATCGAATGAAGGAATCTTCCAAAAGGATTGGAAGGCATTTGGAAGTTTTGGAAGACATTCTATTTAAACAAACCTATCTTCTTTCCAATCAATTTGGACTACTGGAAATCCTGTATGCTCCGTTTGCAGAACATTATGCGATCATGGAAACTACTGTGCCAAAATCAGTGGAAGACTGGATTCATCGAGTTTTACAGGAACCTTGTGTCAAGGCGGTTCTTTCACCGTAA
- a CDS encoding phosphorylase, giving the protein MFLFNPEETLVTSAFVGELDLVQKHSEFPHVKPMGIGNLEQAIQTFEYLSTHPNTKQIVFLGSCGVYPWNECKPGTIVSPNSVYTKELIASLGLGKQLPMERESYPLRQDPSFASGVCNAPTTITLHPLENLPDPTWDSFAIENMELFGLAKVATLFQIPVTAYLVVTNTVGPSGSSEWQSKWRAFSNQLQNLFLAHQSYKNR; this is encoded by the coding sequence TTGTTTCTCTTTAATCCCGAAGAAACGCTTGTTACGAGTGCTTTTGTAGGAGAACTGGATCTCGTACAAAAGCATTCTGAATTCCCACATGTCAAACCAATGGGAATCGGAAACTTGGAACAAGCAATACAAACGTTTGAGTATCTATCCACACACCCTAATACCAAACAAATTGTATTTTTAGGTTCCTGTGGGGTGTATCCCTGGAATGAATGTAAACCAGGAACGATAGTATCACCTAATTCTGTTTACACGAAAGAGTTGATCGCGTCTCTTGGTTTGGGAAAACAACTACCGATGGAAAGAGAATCCTATCCTTTAAGACAAGATCCGTCGTTTGCCTCTGGAGTTTGTAACGCACCAACCACCATCACACTCCATCCTTTAGAAAATCTACCCGATCCTACATGGGATTCATTTGCGATTGAAAATATGGAATTGTTTGGGCTTGCCAAAGTCGCTACCCTGTTTCAAATCCCTGTCACTGCCTACTTAGTTGTCACTAACACGGTAGGACCCAGTGGATCCTCGGAGTGGCAGTCAAAGTGGCGAGCCTTTTCCAACCAATTGCAAAATCTATTTTTGGCCCACCAATCGTACAAAAATAGATGA
- the argC gene encoding N-acetyl-gamma-glutamyl-phosphate reductase — MTQTKIAIIGAGGLTGKELTSLLAHHPHFQLVHITSNQVDGKHIREVFPDISHLPNLVFQKHDAPIPKDAHIVLATPNEVSLEKAPEYLSEGRKVIDLSGTFRLHDQTKFETAYKFKHTKFEWMDKVVFGLPELFREKIKNANFVSNPGCYATSAILPIAILGNLRNDIEGAVIVDAKSGVSGAGGRTEEIKFAYTHVYENFRAYKILSHQHEPEMEEYAFVGSKPKEIHFTPHLLPVYRGILATIYIRFAKPVDPKLVEEKLQSATKNEPLIRLYNTPEEIEIKKVQNTNYLDIGFTTKGNTLVLVSALDNLRKGAAGQALQNLNLMFGYPETLGLVSL; from the coding sequence ATGACACAGACAAAAATTGCAATCATCGGTGCAGGTGGACTGACTGGAAAAGAGCTCACAAGTTTACTGGCCCACCATCCTCATTTTCAACTCGTACATATCACATCCAATCAAGTGGATGGAAAACACATTCGAGAGGTATTTCCTGACATAAGTCATTTGCCCAATTTGGTGTTTCAGAAACACGACGCCCCCATACCGAAGGATGCCCACATCGTCCTTGCCACACCGAACGAAGTGTCGTTAGAAAAAGCACCTGAGTATCTCTCGGAAGGTAGAAAGGTGATCGATTTGTCTGGAACCTTTCGTTTGCATGACCAAACAAAATTTGAAACAGCGTATAAATTCAAACACACAAAGTTTGAATGGATGGACAAAGTCGTCTTTGGTTTACCCGAACTATTTCGTGAAAAAATTAAAAATGCCAACTTTGTCTCCAATCCAGGCTGTTATGCAACCTCTGCGATTTTACCCATTGCCATCTTAGGCAATCTTCGAAATGATATAGAAGGAGCAGTCATCGTCGATGCAAAATCTGGTGTGAGTGGAGCAGGTGGAAGAACAGAAGAAATCAAATTTGCTTACACCCATGTGTATGAAAACTTCAGAGCTTACAAAATCCTGAGCCACCAACATGAACCAGAAATGGAAGAGTATGCCTTTGTTGGTTCGAAACCCAAAGAAATCCATTTCACTCCTCACCTACTTCCTGTTTACCGAGGAATACTTGCAACGATTTATATCCGTTTCGCTAAACCAGTCGATCCAAAACTTGTAGAAGAAAAATTACAATCTGCTACAAAAAATGAACCGTTGATTCGTTTGTATAACACTCCTGAAGAAATCGAAATCAAAAAAGTACAAAATACAAACTATTTAGATATTGGGTTCACAACAAAAGGAAATACGTTGGTTCTTGTTTCTGCTCTTGATAATCTACGAAAGGGTGCGGCAGGCCAAGCCTTACAAAATCTAAATCTAATGTTCGGGTATCCGGAAACCTTAGGCCTTGTTTCTCTTTAA
- a CDS encoding sensor histidine kinase: protein MMDGINQFMVTTNSLLMQFSFLMKQKGIGILFSIRSVIGWLGIVGSLITWEKPSFLAAVLFAVYFLGTTILGKSVYQKKRKDSIQNSTIILFLVADYLILLLGFYYAILSYDKTLVALPIQNSIFFSLFLLYQLYIGFYLHRSFSAIMGGVIILGYVGGITLSVLCGSEFYVGFQLLPQLPNRIVLILELLKIFLLFAKTLCVIKLVSFLLEILETNQHILVEQLNRREASLIQNDRLVTLGSLVSNVAHEINNPLAGIKSMNEFLFQEEGNHLTRIDPLWHEKEKQVLWKHRNRFEKKEDWDWIQNSFQNLPTSDRQYLADRCIDLGIDERSFEGLKDQNHSEWIFVFLWLKYKTMEKANLLIANAIDRTEKVILTFRQFATPYLEEDKNNVKVGQGLRNILLLYNQFWDGQRTLVTEIDDSLTAYICEPAMKLVWSHLIYNAIQATEVCVGEIKIKVFQNENHQIELQVIDNGKGISEREKSEIFKPFFSTKESSQGIGLGLYVSKEIVEKQNGTIDFISKPGRTEFRVLLPKV, encoded by the coding sequence ATGATGGACGGAATAAATCAGTTTATGGTCACTACCAATTCCTTATTAATGCAATTTTCCTTCCTAATGAAACAAAAGGGAATTGGAATTTTATTCTCCATACGATCTGTGATTGGTTGGTTGGGAATTGTGGGTTCTCTGATTACTTGGGAGAAACCTAGTTTTTTGGCTGCAGTACTTTTTGCTGTTTATTTTTTAGGTACCACTATTTTAGGAAAGTCAGTCTACCAAAAGAAAAGAAAAGATTCCATTCAAAACTCTACAATCATTCTATTTTTAGTCGCTGATTATCTAATATTACTTTTGGGGTTTTATTATGCTATATTGTCGTATGATAAAACGTTAGTTGCTCTCCCAATTCAGAATTCCATATTTTTTTCCCTTTTCCTTTTGTATCAACTGTATATCGGTTTTTATTTGCATCGAAGTTTTTCGGCGATAATGGGAGGTGTCATCATTCTAGGTTATGTTGGTGGTATCACTTTGTCTGTACTATGTGGCTCTGAATTTTATGTTGGGTTTCAATTGTTACCACAATTGCCTAATCGAATTGTTCTGATTTTGGAGTTACTTAAAATATTTCTATTATTTGCGAAAACTCTATGCGTGATCAAGTTAGTATCTTTTTTGTTGGAAATACTAGAAACCAATCAGCATATTTTAGTAGAGCAATTGAATCGAAGGGAAGCTTCTCTCATCCAGAATGATCGATTGGTTACATTGGGATCCTTAGTATCGAATGTCGCACACGAGATCAACAATCCTCTTGCTGGTATCAAATCAATGAATGAATTTTTATTCCAAGAAGAAGGAAATCATTTAACAAGAATTGATCCTTTGTGGCATGAAAAAGAAAAACAGGTATTATGGAAACATAGAAATCGTTTCGAGAAAAAAGAGGATTGGGATTGGATTCAAAATTCCTTTCAAAATTTGCCTACTAGCGATCGTCAATATTTGGCAGATCGTTGCATTGACCTTGGGATCGACGAGAGAAGTTTTGAAGGCTTAAAAGATCAAAATCATTCCGAGTGGATATTTGTGTTTCTTTGGCTAAAGTATAAAACGATGGAAAAAGCAAATCTACTCATTGCAAACGCGATAGATCGAACAGAAAAGGTGATCCTAACATTTCGACAGTTTGCAACTCCTTACTTAGAGGAGGATAAAAATAATGTGAAAGTCGGACAAGGCCTTCGTAATATTTTACTATTGTACAATCAGTTTTGGGATGGCCAACGAACTTTGGTTACGGAGATAGATGATTCTTTGACTGCTTACATTTGTGAACCAGCTATGAAATTGGTTTGGTCACACTTAATTTACAATGCCATCCAGGCAACAGAGGTGTGTGTAGGAGAAATCAAAATCAAGGTATTTCAGAATGAAAATCATCAAATTGAATTGCAAGTGATCGATAATGGGAAAGGCATTTCTGAACGGGAAAAATCTGAAATTTTCAAACCATTTTTTTCAACGAAAGAATCTAGCCAAGGGATTGGATTGGGTTTGTATGTTTCCAAAGAAATTGTAGAAAAACAAAATGGAACGATTGATTTTATTTCAAAACCAGGTAGAACTGAATTTCGAGTTCTGTTACCGAAAGTATAG
- a CDS encoding DUF3365 domain-containing protein → MFQHWQIKILLIILLSFIVVCHPAQKDYEALAIAITTEAKSNLQQKLMAKMKEGGTALALPFCKENALGFTNTFGNEHSVRLRRLTNKPRNELNWLTKEETDIFLEIQKEKSKEGVYPNRMISSNNLVTVYVPIVIMGQCLQCHGKTSDISKETSAILAKHYPNDKAIGYEVGELRGLFSVEFLK, encoded by the coding sequence ATGTTCCAACACTGGCAAATCAAAATATTACTGATCATACTTCTTTCCTTTATTGTTGTTTGTCATCCAGCTCAGAAAGACTATGAAGCCCTAGCGATTGCGATCACAACGGAGGCGAAATCCAATCTACAACAAAAGTTGATGGCAAAAATGAAGGAAGGGGGAACTGCTCTTGCCCTTCCTTTTTGTAAGGAAAACGCCTTGGGATTTACAAATACGTTTGGTAACGAACATTCCGTGCGCTTAAGACGGCTCACAAACAAACCCCGAAACGAACTCAATTGGCTCACAAAAGAAGAAACTGATATTTTTTTAGAGATCCAAAAAGAGAAATCGAAAGAAGGTGTCTATCCGAATCGAATGATTTCGTCCAACAATCTTGTGACCGTTTATGTACCGATTGTCATTATGGGCCAATGCCTGCAATGCCATGGAAAGACCAGTGATATCTCCAAGGAAACAAGTGCGATTTTGGCAAAACACTACCCGAATGATAAAGCGATTGGATATGAAGTGGGGGAATTACGGGGTCTGTTTTCAGTAGAATTCCTAAAGTAA
- a CDS encoding PAS domain S-box protein has product MQNPVQLISNQPELCEFVLHRGVFGFLIWDTTVGIIYPSPVATKSMGLSHENPFPAECILTHSGIRFDSENQTSESILGRICFDPNSSAGFPFRFHSKEFTESGKKYILLALDAFVATKESISPPILQSKEISRDLFTSSFHHSNIGMEISNPLGEMIEVNPIFCEWLGYKNEELKTKSLSEFTHPEDITLERSYLEKLNRGLIPNFQIKKRFITKNKQIIWTISNKSIIRDVLGNPIYYLSQILNITDSIQTEQELRSTSRLLDQMANLAKIGGWDLDLKTKKANWTHVTKRIHEVEDDYLPSVENGLTFYHSEESRNKITSAFNLLIQTGKEYDLELEMVTAKGNLTWVRTIGRAEWENGKVVKIYGIIQDINERKKWEMALASQTAILWSFVEYAPAAVAMLDQEMRYVALSQRWIDDYKIPLTKEEIIGKCHYEIFPNIGDDWKQLHARGLQGEVLKQDEDIWRPPGWEKNQVIQWEIRPWNLLSGGIGGILMFTRDITESYDTKLELEQAKNLAEKAYNAKSEFLANMSHEIRTPLNGIIGYSDLLAETLADTSFNEYAQIVKQSAHTLLNIVNDILDFSKAEAGKLKLAEEPNDLKKLVFESLKIMDIQAIAKGLEIRFNMEESIPDTLMFDSNRLRQVMLNLIGNAIKFTEFGVIECNMNRLPSHSDKEVRVRISVKDTGIGIAKENQKKIFDSFTQEDFSTTRKFGGTGLGLAICRQLLHLMKSELQLNSELGLGSEFYFEIPFRIPEVEEWAQSDFAKPNEIDSSLESKSSNMSQSKILVVEDNIVNLGLMKNFIRRIFPDVLILEAENGEEAISIFQRENPNLILMDIQMPVKNGYDATMAIRELEEGKHIPIIAVTAGIIAGEREKCFEVGMNDFLSKPVQKERLKQILLKWLLETQSGIESK; this is encoded by the coding sequence ATGCAAAACCCAGTCCAACTTATTTCCAATCAACCTGAGTTATGTGAATTTGTTTTGCACCGGGGTGTTTTTGGTTTTTTAATTTGGGACACAACCGTTGGGATAATTTATCCAAGCCCTGTAGCCACCAAATCTATGGGTTTATCTCATGAGAATCCATTCCCCGCCGAATGCATTTTAACTCATTCTGGAATACGATTTGATTCAGAGAATCAAACATCAGAATCTATTTTAGGTAGAATTTGTTTTGATCCAAATAGCAGTGCTGGTTTTCCGTTTCGTTTCCATTCTAAAGAATTTACCGAATCTGGAAAAAAGTACATATTACTAGCATTAGATGCCTTTGTTGCAACTAAAGAGTCAATTTCACCTCCCATTCTCCAATCGAAGGAGATTTCTAGAGATCTTTTTACATCCTCATTTCATCATTCCAATATAGGTATGGAAATTTCCAATCCATTAGGAGAAATGATCGAAGTGAATCCAATTTTTTGTGAATGGTTAGGATATAAAAATGAAGAATTAAAAACAAAGTCTTTATCTGAATTTACCCATCCTGAAGATATAACGTTAGAACGATCTTATTTAGAAAAGTTAAATCGAGGATTGATTCCTAATTTTCAAATCAAAAAAAGATTTATCACGAAAAACAAACAAATCATTTGGACGATCTCGAATAAGTCCATCATTCGGGATGTTTTAGGAAATCCGATTTATTATTTATCTCAAATTTTAAACATAACTGATTCGATCCAAACAGAACAAGAACTGAGATCTACGTCCCGTTTGTTAGATCAGATGGCAAATCTTGCAAAAATTGGTGGATGGGATTTGGATCTGAAAACTAAAAAAGCGAATTGGACTCATGTCACTAAACGCATTCATGAAGTTGAGGATGATTATCTTCCCAGTGTGGAGAATGGTCTTACGTTTTATCATTCTGAAGAAAGCCGAAACAAAATTACAAGTGCATTCAATTTACTCATCCAAACAGGAAAAGAATATGATTTGGAGTTAGAGATGGTTACTGCGAAAGGCAACTTAACTTGGGTGAGAACCATCGGACGTGCCGAATGGGAAAACGGTAAAGTAGTGAAAATCTATGGAATCATCCAAGACATCAATGAACGTAAAAAATGGGAAATGGCACTTGCATCCCAAACAGCGATTCTATGGTCGTTTGTGGAATATGCTCCGGCCGCCGTAGCCATGTTAGACCAAGAAATGCGATATGTCGCTCTAAGTCAGAGATGGATTGATGATTATAAAATTCCACTGACAAAGGAAGAGATTATCGGAAAATGCCACTATGAAATTTTCCCTAATATTGGCGATGATTGGAAACAGCTGCATGCACGTGGTTTACAAGGTGAGGTTTTAAAACAAGACGAAGATATTTGGAGACCACCAGGTTGGGAGAAAAACCAAGTCATCCAATGGGAAATTCGACCTTGGAATCTACTTTCGGGAGGGATCGGGGGAATTCTGATGTTTACCAGGGACATCACTGAATCCTATGATACGAAACTTGAGTTAGAACAAGCAAAGAACTTAGCTGAAAAAGCATACAATGCAAAATCAGAATTTTTAGCCAATATGAGTCATGAGATTAGGACTCCTTTGAATGGTATCATTGGTTATTCCGATTTATTAGCGGAAACTCTAGCCGATACTTCGTTTAATGAATATGCTCAAATAGTAAAACAGTCTGCACACACTCTCCTGAACATTGTCAATGATATCCTAGACTTTTCTAAAGCAGAAGCAGGCAAACTTAAACTTGCGGAAGAACCAAATGATTTAAAAAAGTTGGTTTTTGAATCCTTAAAAATTATGGATATCCAGGCGATTGCCAAAGGTTTGGAAATTCGATTCAATATGGAAGAATCGATTCCTGATACACTGATGTTTGATTCCAACCGTTTGCGTCAGGTTATGTTGAATTTAATTGGGAATGCGATTAAGTTTACAGAATTTGGGGTGATTGAATGTAATATGAATCGATTGCCTTCCCATTCGGACAAAGAAGTAAGGGTTAGAATTTCTGTGAAAGATACTGGGATTGGAATCGCCAAAGAGAACCAGAAAAAAATATTTGATTCCTTCACTCAAGAGGATTTTTCCACCACACGCAAGTTTGGTGGAACAGGTCTTGGTCTTGCCATTTGCCGACAGTTGTTACATCTTATGAAATCAGAATTACAACTGAATAGTGAGTTGGGACTTGGAAGTGAATTTTATTTTGAAATTCCGTTTCGGATCCCAGAAGTGGAAGAATGGGCACAATCAGATTTTGCGAAACCAAATGAGATTGATTCGAGTTTAGAATCCAAATCATCAAATATGAGTCAGAGCAAAATTCTCGTTGTGGAAGACAATATCGTCAATCTAGGATTGATGAAAAATTTCATCAGAAGAATTTTCCCCGATGTTTTGATACTGGAGGCAGAGAATGGAGAAGAAGCAATATCCATCTTCCAAAGGGAAAATCCAAATTTGATACTCATGGACATCCAGATGCCAGTCAAAAACGGATACGATGCCACAATGGCAATTCGAGAGTTAGAAGAAGGAAAACACATTCCTATCATTGCCGTCACAGCGGGAATCATTGCAGGAGAGAGGGAAAAATGTTTTGAAGTGGGAATGAATGATTTTTTAAGTAAACCAGTGCAAAAAGAGCGTTTAAAACAAATTCTTTTGAAATGGTTGTTAGAGACTCAATCAGGAATCGAATCGAAATAA
- a CDS encoding VOC family protein: protein MSRPFKVLGIQQVAIGGESKEKLSKFWVEIMGLTKVSDYKSEKENVDEDILSMGNGPYKVEIDLMQPIDPNKSPKVHDPKLNHIGLWIDKLEECVEYLTKQGVRFTPGGIRKGAAGYNVCFIHPKGNEEFPLCSEGVLVELVQAPEDVIKALG from the coding sequence ATGTCACGTCCATTTAAAGTGTTAGGCATCCAACAAGTTGCAATCGGTGGAGAATCCAAAGAAAAACTTTCCAAGTTTTGGGTTGAAATTATGGGACTTACGAAAGTTTCAGACTACAAAAGTGAAAAAGAGAATGTGGATGAAGACATTCTTTCCATGGGAAATGGTCCTTATAAAGTCGAAATCGATTTGATGCAACCAATCGATCCAAACAAAAGTCCGAAGGTTCACGATCCTAAACTCAATCACATCGGTCTATGGATTGATAAATTAGAAGAGTGTGTGGAATACCTCACCAAACAAGGTGTAAGATTTACTCCTGGTGGGATCAGAAAAGGTGCTGCAGGGTATAATGTATGTTTCATCCATCCGAAGGGAAATGAAGAATTCCCACTGTGTAGCGAAGGGGTTCTTGTGGAACTTGTGCAAGCACCTGAAGATGTGATCAAAGCCTTAGGGTAA
- a CDS encoding lipocalin family protein has translation MFFCFVFLFQCSKTGFPTGDSEKNLSEPFLPLVTTGLGSYLSTSRFDQFAEQNIEWNRFLGTWQEMKRIDNLFQQGLTNVSAEYQLLGDGNIRVINQGTNPNGVSRLEGIALLPNPNIGKLKVSFLYPFFFGDYLILKIDRTNYQTALIGGPEANFLWIFSREKTISPAVETEYIQYARTIGYDTNRLLAY, from the coding sequence TTGTTTTTTTGTTTTGTTTTTCTATTCCAATGTTCCAAGACGGGTTTCCCAACTGGAGATTCAGAAAAGAATTTAAGCGAACCATTTCTTCCCTTAGTCACCACTGGTCTAGGATCTTACCTCTCTACATCAAGATTTGATCAGTTTGCCGAACAAAATATTGAATGGAATCGTTTTCTTGGCACCTGGCAAGAGATGAAACGTATCGACAACCTTTTCCAACAAGGTTTGACGAATGTCAGTGCCGAATATCAATTGCTAGGTGATGGAAATATACGAGTCATCAACCAAGGAACCAATCCAAATGGAGTCAGCCGATTGGAAGGGATCGCCCTACTTCCTAATCCCAATATAGGAAAGTTAAAGGTTAGTTTTTTATATCCGTTTTTCTTTGGGGATTATTTGATATTGAAAATTGATAGAACCAATTACCAAACAGCACTCATAGGGGGACCAGAGGCGAATTTTTTATGGATTTTCTCCAGGGAAAAAACAATCTCCCCTGCCGTAGAAACTGAATACATACAATATGCACGGACGATTGGTTATGACACCAACCGTCTCCTTGCATACTAA
- a CDS encoding lysylphosphatidylglycerol synthase transmembrane domain-containing protein, giving the protein MKKLFFGIIVSGIAIYFLQKNFDLSEFKRLEGKINWWIFPLLFLSNLWAFVPFSIRWYHLLEKKITFTQSFLTAIIGVGLNMVLPARGGDLVRLLMNKRDSDLPLTHLLSRIFLEKVMDLGAVVVIGAAALFYMGLGQSKNLSLLLISTLVIVGMLVGLILVKYFLNTLRSLLLKCFSIAGKQSLYEAKLDHHLVEFSEFLQGDKLLKPVAYSLPTWIFGYAISYYLAGHLIGMPIGFPEALLFMFLGGMGVAIPSAPSGIGVFHAAIISGFIILGRDPGEGLVYATVVHLTQFLITTVMALFAYLFWRLSHQKIKETI; this is encoded by the coding sequence ATGAAAAAATTATTTTTTGGAATTATCGTATCAGGTATTGCCATTTATTTTTTGCAAAAAAACTTCGATCTAAGTGAATTCAAACGATTGGAAGGAAAAATCAATTGGTGGATCTTTCCATTGCTCTTTCTTTCTAACTTATGGGCCTTTGTTCCCTTTTCCATTCGTTGGTATCATTTACTCGAAAAAAAAATCACGTTTACTCAGTCGTTCCTAACGGCCATCATTGGGGTTGGCTTAAATATGGTTTTGCCTGCGAGAGGTGGAGATTTAGTAAGACTTCTCATGAACAAACGTGATTCTGATCTACCCTTAACCCACCTCTTAAGTCGCATTTTTCTGGAAAAGGTGATGGATTTAGGGGCTGTCGTTGTCATTGGCGCTGCCGCTCTTTTTTACATGGGTCTAGGACAGTCAAAAAATTTGAGTTTACTCTTAATATCAACTCTTGTCATCGTTGGCATGTTAGTTGGTCTCATTTTAGTAAAATATTTTTTAAATACATTACGTTCCTTACTCCTAAAATGTTTTTCAATTGCAGGAAAACAATCACTCTACGAGGCAAAACTCGACCATCATTTGGTGGAGTTTTCGGAATTTTTACAAGGTGACAAACTCCTGAAACCTGTCGCGTATTCCTTACCCACTTGGATTTTTGGTTATGCAATCTCCTACTATTTGGCAGGTCATTTGATCGGTATGCCCATAGGGTTTCCAGAAGCATTACTGTTTATGTTTTTAGGAGGGATGGGAGTTGCCATTCCATCTGCTCCCTCAGGAATCGGTGTCTTTCATGCCGCCATTATCTCTGGATTCATCATTTTAGGAAGGGATCCGGGAGAGGGACTCGTGTATGCAACGGTTGTACATTTAACTCAGTTTCTCATCACCACTGTGATGGCATTGTTTGCGTATCTATTTTGGCGACTCTCCCACCAAAAAATCAAAGAAACCATATAA
- a CDS encoding histidine triad nucleotide-binding protein, whose translation MENCIFCKIIKGEIPAKKEYESDSILVFHDITPQAPIHLLIIPKQHITSMNEIDSLDPKVITEIFQVIPKLAEKNKIQEKGYRLVNNCGSHGGQTVGHIHFHLLGGRHLQWPPG comes from the coding sequence ATGGAAAACTGCATCTTTTGTAAGATCATCAAAGGAGAGATACCTGCAAAAAAGGAATATGAGTCTGATTCCATTCTTGTCTTCCATGATATCACACCTCAAGCTCCAATTCACCTACTCATCATTCCCAAACAACACATCACAAGTATGAATGAAATTGATTCTTTGGATCCAAAGGTCATCACTGAAATCTTCCAAGTGATCCCTAAGTTAGCAGAAAAAAATAAGATCCAGGAGAAAGGATACCGTTTGGTCAACAATTGTGGAAGTCACGGTGGACAAACCGTGGGACACATCCACTTTCATCTGCTAGGTGGAAGACATCTGCAGTGGCCTCCAGGATAA